A window of Pseudoliparis swirei isolate HS2019 ecotype Mariana Trench chromosome 2, NWPU_hadal_v1, whole genome shotgun sequence genomic DNA:
CAACTGCTCACCGTGAAGGTTAGGCGGACTCTTGCTCTTGGACGGAAACCATAAAAATTCATATTTTCTACCTGCTGGACATTTTCCTCCTTGTTCAGCAATGACCACAAAACGTCTGTTTGGATGGCGAAGGCTGTTTCTGATCGCCACAGGTAGGTTTCATGCGTgtattctttctctttttcttacaAACCACTACCACACCTTTATTATATTACCATCTGGGTTAATCATTAATCCAACTTCTTGCTACTCACCAGGAAGCAGCATTGTGTTGAGCTCAAAAGAGACCAAACCATTTCTTAAATCTCAATGAAAGAGATTATAGTTAGGATACAAACATAGTGTCGTGGAAGTAGGTTTTATTAAATCCACAATGTCTCACTACCATTCTTTTCAAAAATACGAAATATACTCCTGTGACTATAAAGCgacattacatatttatttttgtttcagtACTTCCCTGCTGCAGGAGTTTGCAGGTTTCCATTCCAAAGAAAGAATATGAGGTTGCAAGAGGAGGTGATATTACTTTGACCTGTTCCTTCATCCCAGCCAGACCAGTCACCACGACACTGGTCCTCACATGGGAGGCCTACCCTGACACTGCTGGTGAACCGATGGTGAGAGGGTTAACTATGGCTGCCTGCTCAATGTGTGGTTCGAACATCTTCTAAATACAGCCTTATGTGGGGAGTTATAATAAAGGGGAACGACTATTTACCACGTGAaggtcccgggacagaggatgtcgaatgggtacagattataaagccctctgaaggaaaatttgtaatttgagatTGTGGGCGACACTAAATAAATTgtgttgaatttaattgaattaaattaaacacaGTGGTGTCACATATGTATTTTAGCGTAGGCTTTGAGGCAATGCAATTATCACAGAAACTAAAACTGGGAGCGTGGGGTGTGAAAGGGTGTGTGGGTTTTTCACAAGACAGGAAGTGGCTGTATTATGGGAAGTGTAGGATCCGCAAGCTGCTATAGTAACACCTAATTGTAACAAACAACACCCCAATACTAACATATCCATCTAATATTGATATTATTGTtgatattataatgtattaacATTCTAGGAAAAGTACCCACACTGAGATGACTGCTAAACCAGGGATTGTTTTAGTTGGTAGTGATTTAGACGGTATTTATATCAAGCTTATGTCAATGTCCTTAAATCGGACAATGACGTGCTGTCATGAATCACAGTTTCCCCAAGGAGCTGTCCTCTGCTTTATCTGACTGTGACACTGGAAACGTTTCGGTTGTAGCGCTAGTGTTTGTAGTGAGTATGACCTTTGTCCTATGAATAACTAAAGATTACACCAACCGCTGCACACATGAGATGTTTACAAGACAGAGAATTTATGCTCCGGTTTTCATTCAGAAAGACTTTACAATAAACACATCATTTTGTAATTTGATAAATAGTGATGATAAATCgtactaaaaataataattataatatgaataattttgGCAACAATGACTGAAAAGGACATAATAAGCAAATGAAGTACAATATTAGAGTAATTCTGAGTGAATAATCTGTCTGCTGCTggaaatatatacacagacacagaaactaACCTATTACCTACCCAGCTGGCTAATTAGCTCGATGAAATTGTGAGCTCAGTTTATTAGTcagataattattatttattagatATTGATGACAATGTCATGAGATCAAAATAAATCGAATAAAAAAGTCTGTAACTaattaaaattatttaatttcacttatttaaaaaaagaataatacatttttgtcattattatttcacTCATCGTTCGTtcacttatatatattaatgctattcatttatttcaaaatgtgttatttatttcataatgaaCATTTTGGGGTCCGATATTGTACAGCATTTATCATCCTTAAACATGATGTAATCACATTGATTATAATATCATTAATCTACTGGTGAATATTGAGTACTGAGTTATTACcacattgtattattatattgtcgTCATCAGATATGtttataaaatatgtttgtgtttatttctctAGCTCTTGGTGGCCACCTACTTTATAAACAACCCGATTGACATTGCACCTGCTTATGAAGGCCGAGCCTTTGCGGAGGTTGACATTGACAGACAGGTCAGCACACTGCGCTTAACGAAGGTGACCACGCAGGACAGCCGCAGTTACCAATGCAGTGTCATGATCCACAATGATGATGAGGGCACGCCAGCTGCCACCACATCCCTTCTGGTGCTGGGTGAGAATTAACCACTGGCATGTTTTAAGTCTATTTATCCATCTGTATGTTGTggaataattgtatttatatggCATATCAATTTTGCTTGCAAAGTTCCGCAAAGTAATTTAATCTGTTTAACTTCAATGCTTCGTTTGGTTCCAGTGACTCCCTCGAAGCCGATCTGCAGCCTTGAGGGAGAAGCAGAGTACTGGCATGACATCAGGCTCACCTGCAAGTCTGAGGAGGGATCACCTCAACCCCGATATGAGTGGAAGAGCTACAGTGTCGAAAACGTTCCCAGACCATTTCCCCCGAAGACAACCGAAAGTATGCCTGTGTCCATCCACGTGTTACTTTGAAGCACACATCTCTGGGGGGCTGTGGGAGAATTCCTCTCATCAGTGTGACTGGAAGGAATGGCCCATCAACTCTGAGTTGTTGAGCCTAATTTCTGTCATTATTTTGCAGATGATGGAGTTCTATCTCTCTTCAATGTTTCAAGAGAAACATCTGGGTTCTACATCTGCACATCTACAAATCGGATTGGCTCTAACAGCTACAACTTCACATTAGCCGTGGCGCCCAGTGAGTGTTTGATCGTGATGCACCTTCTGACCTTGAGCCCTGGGCTGAGTGTAAAAAAACCTTTGTCTTTCCTCCTTTCTCCCCAGCCAGCATGAATGTTGGATCCACTGCAGCTATCGTTGGAGGAGTCCTCGCAGGTGTGGTGTTTCTGGGGATCGTCATCTTCTGTTGCTGCAAGAAAAAGTGCAAAAAGGACAAATATGCTGAAGGGTGTGTGTTTCCACCGCCGACACTAATGTTAATGCATCCATCGCTAGTATCTCAATGGGTGTACAGGTGCTTCATTCAGGTCATCCAGCAACCCAACCTAACCATGTTCTCTTTGTTTTCTGTATTTTCAACTCTTTATCTGTTAGTGCCCCTGGAGACGTCGAGTTTTATGACAAAGATGCTTCTGAAGCTGGAGAGCAGTTCTGGGACGACAAGTCAACCGACGATAAAAAGCAGGTCAACCAGCATGAAGACGAAGACGTTGTTCCTCAAAACAACATCACTAGTCGAGCCGCACACCGGCTGGAGGACGGTCAGGACAGTTATCACAGCGGTAAagaagaggatgatgatggcAGGGGCAGTGATGTCGGCTCTCGGCTTTACCAGGACGACCAGCACGGTCACCGCCGCGGAAGTCGCGATAACCTTGGCGATGAACGCGGTCGCTACGGTGGCAGTCGCGATCGTCTTGACGATGAGCGTAAGCACGGCGGTGCAAGTCGCGATAGAGTCGATCAGCGTGATCATTATAGTGGGAGCCGCGATCGCCTTGACGATCAGCGTGATAGTTATCGTGGTAGTCGCGATCGCCTCGACGACCAACGCGATGCTTACCGAGGAAGTCGTGATCGCCTTGACGATCAACGCGATGCTCACCGAGGAAGTCGCGATCGCCTTGACGATCAGCATGATAGTTACCGGGGAAGTCGCGATCGCCTCGACGATCGGCGTGACCGGTCTGGCGGAAGCCGCGATCACCTCGATTACACTGACTATCAAAACAGAAACCGGTAACAATACATTTTAGTTACTGAATGTTGACATCccctaaaaaaattaatacaatgtttcttctttttctgcacTTAAAATATTCGACTGGGTTTCGGGACCTGAAGTCCTCGGACACGATGCGATGTGATCTGCACACCGATTGGTTCAGAACTTCAGACTCAGTAAAGTCGCAGACGACAGAGACAAAATAGTTCAGAACTTTAAGCCGGGTCATTTGCTGTTGCCGAGCAGCCAGATGCAACTGCCCCTAGCTAAGAAGGAGGTGCTAGCATTAGCCCTTTCACCCCGAGGTCTTGATACGAGTGCAAACTTGTGTTGGGCACTTCAGGAAAGTCAGACCAACACAAGATGAGTATTCCCTCTGTTTGGCCTGCAGGCTGCCTCACGTATCCACACAGATAGTCACGCATGCATAACGCAGCCAAAAGCTATCATAGCGCAGTAAAGTGGTGCCATTGTCGCATTGTGTCTGAAGGCGCCAGGTCATGTCATAAAGACACACTCTTAAATTAATTTGCACATCCCTGCAAATACTATGAATTGTCATGTAAAAAAGCCTAAATTATAAGCGTCTCTAATATAAGCCGGTCCCACATAAATGTTGCATTCTCTTTTGGACTCAAGTAAATAAAGGCCGCTGTTTGAGAATATTCAGACCATTAATCGCGGTGATCCAACAAAATTAATTTGTTGTCTCAAGTTTTGCAGTAATTAATCTCGGCCTGACTGAGCCTCGAAGAGGAgttgagaacacacacaaattatTCAACCAAATCAAGCTGATAACTTCTGACCTATAACAGCGTGCTCACATTTCATGTAGCAGTCAGGACTTGTTTGTGGTGACACAGGCTAGTAGTGAGTACTAGTGTGGTTTATATTATTACCTGGCGTTCCCAATGTCAACCTATAAGTATGtttgagatgatgatgatgatgatgatgatgatgatgatgatgacacagTTTTAATAGACATCTGTGAGCCAATCAACTATCAGAACACAACTTTAGACTTGAGGTAAATGTAGTTGCTCTAATTAGGACCTCAGTCAAGAGTCCGATGTCCGAGCGGGGTTCATATGCCCAGAGGTCTCAGTGTGGATACACTGGGTTTTAATTATAATGTACTAATAGTGTCATCAtactctttgtgtgtttgtttgttttttcaaaaagaAACTTGTCAATTAATGTGAATTGGTCATTGAAAAACAGCAAATcattaatacataataataataataataataatattaaataataataataaaaggcaaacATATTCAGGCCACATATCTAATGCAGTAATTTGGGGATTGTTATTAAAATATTGTTTCCAGTAAAAGgggattattctttttttttttactcaactATATATCAAATGTGTACATTATCTTTGATTTTAAGTGTAACCTGTAGTTTGTGATCGAGAGTAACAATGTGCTAGATTTAGACTTATTCTAAAACTTATTTTTAACACGTGTGGAAAACATCTTTGTGTAggctagttgttgttgttgttttttttttttttaccgtgtATGATCTTTGTGAGCAGCTTTTtctgaatgtttgtgtgtgacaaATGATTCCCCCATAATGTAAAATTGCAACAACCACAAAAATGTGTATGAGGAGAAACAAATCAAgttcaataaagaaagaaagtgggTCAAATGGTGCTATTTCTGTGCagtaaaattcctcaaaactcACAGCCGAGTCTGACCTGATTTACTCATGGAGCtgacacccccccctccccctccctttcctcctccaccacctcctcctcctcctcctcctcctccacctccacaccgGGAAAACCTCTCGACTCTTCCCGGGAGGCCTGCCACTGCGCTCGCTGCAGAAATTCCAAAATCAGACTCCATAGTTATAAAAACGAAAGAAAATACGGTACTAAATCTTTGCGTTGCGCATACTTTTTTTTGCGCACGCCTTACAGACGGACATCGGCCCGGCGGTGCGTTTGgactcacctcctctcaagTGGTACAGTCCCGTTAGTCGTCCTGTTTACCGCCGCAGTTAGCGGACAAGCGCAAGCACCAACATGCGGATAAACCGCACTTTACCGTAACACGGACTGGAGAATGAACTTTTACCGGCTGGCTCTTTTCCTGGGAGCGTCCGGTAAGTCTCGTTTCCTTCCCTTAAACACGTCTCCTTCACTAAAACGTGTCATCCAGTCGACGGCCGCGCAACAGGTTGCTGGTTGCGTTGACGCGTTGCTTCTCGCCGTGTTTCTGTGCAGGCTGCACGAGACTCGGCCAAGAGCTTATTGTAATGTTTCAGACTTTAACGAGACGAATGCTCCATGTTTCAGGTGTTCAGGGTCGTCTTTTAACCTTTTAGTTTGTGTGACGACCTTTATACTTGTTGGATTAATAGCGTCTGGTATTGATTTTTGTTCCAACCTGTGCCAGTTTACTCTAGAAAGGCATCGTTGTAGCTATATTGTGAGGAATGTGGTTTAATAGTCAAACTATACTTTAAAGGTGCAATTATAACATAATTATAACTTA
This region includes:
- the gpa33b gene encoding cell surface A33 antigen, with product MTTKRLFGWRRLFLIATVLPCCRSLQVSIPKKEYEVARGGDITLTCSFIPARPVTTTLVLTWEAYPDTAGEPMLLVATYFINNPIDIAPAYEGRAFAEVDIDRQVSTLRLTKVTTQDSRSYQCSVMIHNDDEGTPAATTSLLVLVTPSKPICSLEGEAEYWHDIRLTCKSEEGSPQPRYEWKSYSVENVPRPFPPKTTENDGVLSLFNVSRETSGFYICTSTNRIGSNSYNFTLAVAPTSMNVGSTAAIVGGVLAGVVFLGIVIFCCCKKKCKKDKYAEGAPGDVEFYDKDASEAGEQFWDDKSTDDKKQVNQHEDEDVVPQNNITSRAAHRLEDGQDSYHSGKEEDDDGRGSDVGSRLYQDDQHGHRRGSRDNLGDERGRYGGSRDRLDDERKHGGASRDRVDQRDHYSGSRDRLDDQRDSYRGSRDRLDDQRDAYRGSRDRLDDQRDAHRGSRDRLDDQHDSYRGSRDRLDDRRDRSGGSRDHLDYTDYQNRNR